A window from Cryptomeria japonica chromosome 1, Sugi_1.0, whole genome shotgun sequence encodes these proteins:
- the LOC131036642 gene encoding uncharacterized protein LOC131036642, whose amino-acid sequence MGIFCQLCLSIQASALGYTYDLASLCGGLHTRKRNGCSSRTRRIDKISHRSRVAAIHSISVQSKASEAFVQPLKLLPSTPANYSLTTSLEEELHSLSDFSQTLYRVELITSNDSSSDLSDTNAGILVCIIGENGNSIIQRFPAILPTSQVFSSDMSEIVQQNCNRLHFQRGSVDGLTFWGPDIGKLVAIWIGPESGSWRLSRVSVLVIPPSQRVDIRSDNLEKQKCENVGLYYIFQTNEVMLGDGGDSAVELRASRVQEVSGNDMWTMFQNSSMHRTMTSSKDAGKLQQESLKYYKDLKISLLLYNAILVASGTLIAAIAGNQEISNGFAIGGTFGFIYLLLLQGAVDKLPGPPSFESQSYPGSAKNNSLFQDNDISRGSRVEKQGQDMDMEYSNLSSLETKKFQDSFSGFRGPLTRLSWIIAILFLTSKYASGKVMITLKPQELLAGAAGFLTCKVAAVMASFRTIAIDCKDHKK is encoded by the exons ATGGGAATATTTTGCCAATTATGCCTCTCTATACAAGCTTCTGCCTTAGGTTATACGTATGATCTTGCGTCCTTATGTGGGGGGTTACATACAAGAAAGAGGAATGGCTGTTCTAGCAGGACAAGAAGAATTGACAAAATTTCACATCGATCTAGAGTGGCTGCAATTCATTCAATCTCAGTTCAATCAAAAG CTTCTGAAGCCTTTGTGCAGCCTCTAAAGCTTCTACCATCTACCCCAGCCAACTATAGTCTGACAACTTCACTAGAAGAGGAATTACACTCTTTATCTGATTTTTCTCAGACCCTTTATAGAGTTGAATTGATTACAAGCAATGATTCCTCTTCAGATTTGAGTGATACAAATGCTGGAATCCTAGTCTGTATAATTGGGGAGAATGGCAATTCAATCATTCAAAGATTTCCAGCTATTTTGCCCACTTCTCAAGTGTTCTCTTCAGACATGTCAGAGATTGTACAACAAAACTGCAATAGACTTCATTTTCAGAGAGGCTCAGTGGATGGTCTGACATTCTGGGGACCTGACATAGGGAAGCTTGTAGCTATTTGGATTGGTCCGGAGTCAG GTTCTTGGAGATTAAGCAGGGTAAGTGTTCTGGTTATACCTCCAAGTCAAAGGGTGGATATAAGATCTGATAATttagaaaaacaaaaatgtgaaaatGTTGGATTGTACTATATTTTCCAGACCAATGAAGTTATGCTTGGAGACGGTGGTGACTCAGCAGTTGAGCTGAGGGCTTCTAGAGTACAGGAAGTATCTGGTAATGACATGTGGACAATGTTTCAGAATTCTAGTATGCATAGAACAATGACATCTTCTAAAGATGCTGGAAAATTACAACAAGAGAGTTTGAAATATTATAAAGATTTAAAAATATCCTTGCTTCTATACAATGCTATACTCGTTGCTAGTGGCACACTCATTGCAGCAATTGCAGGCAACCAAGAGATTTCAAATGGGTTTGCAATAGGTGGGACTTTTGGCTTTATCTATCTGCTACTGTTGCAAGGGGCCGTTGACAAATTGCCTGGGCCTCCTTCCTTTGAGAGCCAGAGTTACCCAGGTTCTGCCAAAAATAATTCATTATTCCAGGACAATGATATTAGTAGAGGATCAAGGGTAGAAAAACAAGGCCAAGACATGGACATGGAATATTCAAACTTGTCGAGTTTAGAAACTAAAAAGTTTCAAGATAGCTTTTCAGGATTCAGGGGACCGCTGACAAGACTATCATGGATTATAGCAATTTTGTTTCTAACATCAAAATATGCGTCTGGAAAAGTCATGATAACTCTGAAACCTCAAGAGCTTCTAGCTGGAGCTGCAGGATTCCTTACATGCAAAGTTGCTGCAGTAATGGCATCTTTTAGAACTATAGCCATAGATTGCAAAGATCATAAAAAGTGA